Proteins from a genomic interval of Kitasatospora herbaricolor:
- a CDS encoding ABC transporter permease → MIGAVARRLGGSVLVLWGAVTVAFLALHLTSGDPVDLLTGLRASSDGLRAEIVREYGLDRPLALQYLTFLSHILQGDLGDSYVLHLPVRTAIGQQLGSTLQLLAATVVVTVVIAVPAALLGAGRRPWVRTPVSLLEGLGVAVPAFWLGTLLLGVFSFKLRWFPALGAPGIDGLVLPALALAAAPAAVIARVLRRGLEQTLDEPFVTTARTRGVGEAAVRLRHGLRHGLLPVATLVGWLTGSLIGGAVVVESVFSRQGLGTLAVTAVRNKDLPLVIGIVLVAGLVYTVVNTAVDLSYRLIDPRLRTREA, encoded by the coding sequence GTGATCGGCGCCGTCGCCCGGCGACTGGGCGGCTCCGTCCTGGTGCTGTGGGGCGCGGTGACCGTCGCGTTCCTCGCCCTCCACCTCACCTCCGGCGACCCGGTCGACCTGCTCACCGGCCTGCGGGCCAGCAGCGACGGACTACGGGCCGAGATCGTCCGGGAGTACGGCCTGGACCGCCCGCTGGCGCTCCAGTACCTCACCTTCCTGTCCCACATCCTCCAGGGCGACCTCGGCGACTCGTACGTGCTGCACCTGCCGGTGCGCACCGCGATCGGCCAGCAGCTCGGCTCCACCCTCCAACTGCTCGCCGCCACCGTGGTGGTGACCGTCGTGATCGCCGTCCCGGCGGCCCTGCTCGGCGCGGGCCGCCGGCCCTGGGTGCGCACCCCGGTCTCGCTGCTGGAGGGCCTGGGCGTGGCGGTGCCGGCCTTCTGGCTCGGCACCCTGCTGCTCGGGGTGTTCTCGTTCAAGCTCCGCTGGTTCCCCGCCCTCGGCGCACCCGGCATCGACGGCCTCGTGCTGCCGGCGCTCGCCCTCGCGGCCGCACCCGCCGCGGTGATCGCCCGGGTGCTCCGCCGAGGGCTGGAACAGACCCTGGACGAACCCTTCGTCACCACCGCCCGCACCCGCGGCGTCGGCGAGGCGGCCGTGCGGCTGCGGCACGGACTGCGGCACGGACTGCTGCCGGTGGCGACACTGGTCGGCTGGCTCACCGGCTCGCTGATCGGCGGGGCGGTGGTCGTCGAATCGGTCTTCTCCCGGCAGGGCCTGGGCACGCTGGCGGTCACCGCCGTCCGCAACAAGGACCTGCCGCTGGTCATCGGGATCGTGCTGGTGGCCGGCCTGGTCTACACCGTCGTCAACACCGCCGTCGACCTGTCGTACCGCCTGATCGACCCGCGGCTGCGCACCCGAGAGGCCTGA
- a CDS encoding NtaA/DmoA family FMN-dependent monooxygenase (This protein belongs to a clade of FMN-dependent monooxygenases, within a broader family of flavin-dependent oxidoreductases, the luciferase-like monooxygenase (LMM) family, some of whose members use coenzyme F420 rather than FMN.): protein MSTGRELHLNLHMVGGAMGVHPAAWREPGSDPHGFAKVETWVEAARLAERGRMDAVFLSDTPGVFGDIDQSPHGAYYLEPTLILTAVAAATERIGLIATASTTSNEPYNIARRFKSLDVLSGGRAGWNAVTTYIPQVAANFGGSGLPPRTDRYARAEEFVDIVKGLWRSWEPEALVADVRTGRFTDPRRLRPIDHRGQHFQVRGPLPLPPSAQGHPLVVQAGASEPGRELAGRTADVVFSGAKTPDVALAYAADVRARAERHGRDPRSVKILPGLMTTIADSRGEALRRLERLDDLAGHAPWRGAHIEAVGTPEHVADVAEEWFASGAADGFTLMPDVFADGLQAFVELVVPILQKRGVYRSDYRGTTLREHFGVAHPYPAAAGV from the coding sequence ATGAGCACCGGACGTGAGCTCCACCTCAACCTGCACATGGTCGGCGGCGCCATGGGCGTCCACCCCGCCGCATGGCGTGAACCCGGCTCCGACCCGCACGGCTTCGCCAAGGTGGAGACCTGGGTGGAAGCCGCGCGCCTCGCCGAACGCGGCCGGATGGACGCGGTCTTCCTCTCCGACACGCCAGGCGTCTTCGGCGACATCGACCAGAGCCCGCACGGCGCCTACTACCTGGAGCCGACCCTCATCCTGACCGCGGTCGCCGCGGCCACCGAGCGGATCGGCCTGATCGCCACCGCCTCCACCACCTCCAACGAGCCCTACAACATCGCCCGCCGGTTCAAGTCGCTGGACGTCCTCAGCGGCGGCCGCGCCGGCTGGAACGCCGTCACCACGTACATCCCGCAGGTGGCCGCCAACTTCGGCGGCAGCGGCCTCCCGCCGCGGACCGACCGCTACGCGCGCGCCGAGGAGTTCGTCGACATCGTCAAGGGCCTGTGGCGCAGCTGGGAGCCCGAGGCGCTGGTGGCGGACGTGCGGACCGGGCGCTTCACCGACCCCCGCCGGCTGCGGCCGATCGACCACCGCGGGCAGCACTTCCAGGTCCGCGGGCCACTGCCGCTGCCGCCCTCGGCGCAGGGCCACCCGCTGGTCGTGCAGGCCGGCGCCTCCGAGCCGGGCCGCGAACTGGCCGGGCGCACCGCCGACGTGGTGTTCTCCGGAGCCAAGACGCCTGACGTGGCGCTGGCCTACGCCGCCGACGTCCGGGCCCGCGCGGAGCGGCACGGGCGCGACCCCCGGTCGGTCAAGATCCTGCCCGGGCTGATGACCACCATCGCGGACAGCCGCGGCGAGGCGCTCAGGCGGCTGGAGCGGCTGGACGACCTCGCCGGCCACGCGCCGTGGCGGGGGGCGCACATCGAGGCCGTCGGCACGCCCGAGCACGTCGCGGACGTCGCCGAGGAGTGGTTCGCCTCGGGGGCCGCCGACGGCTTCACCCTGATGCCGGACGTCTTCGCCGACGGGCTGCAGGCCTTCGTCGAACTGGTGGTGCCGATCCTGCAGAAGCGCGGCGTCTACCGGTCCGACTACCGGGGGACGACGCTGCGCGAGCACTTCGGCGTCGCACACCCCTACCCGGCCGCGGCGGGCGTGTGA
- a CDS encoding calcium:proton antiporter produces MIDRIRAGLTRWTVTVPLLALVTLALTWGRSLPGAVVAVVAAFLAGAVLAAVHHAEVIAHRVGEPFGSLVLAVAVTIIEVALIVTLMAGAPVKNATLARDTVFAAVMITCNGILGLSILLAALRHRVAVFNAEGTGAAFATIATLATLSLVLPTFTTSTPGPQFNTAQLTFAAVASLGLYGLFVATQTLRHRDYFLQVTAEGELLDEDDHGELPSSREALTSLGLLGVALVAVVGLAKVVSPTIESAVADAGLPASVVGVVIALLVLLPETIAALRAAVGNRVQTSLNLALGSALASIGLTVPAVAVASVWLSGPLVLGLGPTHMVLLALTVAIGTLTVIPRRATPLQGAVHLSVLAAYLVLAVSP; encoded by the coding sequence ATGATCGACCGTATCCGCGCAGGCCTCACCCGATGGACCGTCACCGTGCCGCTGCTCGCACTGGTGACGCTGGCGCTGACGTGGGGGCGGTCGCTGCCGGGCGCGGTGGTGGCCGTGGTGGCGGCGTTCCTGGCCGGGGCGGTGCTCGCGGCGGTGCACCATGCCGAGGTGATCGCGCACCGGGTGGGCGAGCCCTTCGGGTCCTTGGTGCTGGCCGTGGCGGTGACGATCATCGAGGTGGCGTTGATCGTGACCCTCATGGCCGGTGCGCCGGTGAAGAACGCGACCCTGGCCCGTGACACCGTCTTCGCCGCCGTCATGATCACCTGCAACGGCATCCTCGGGCTGTCGATCCTGCTGGCGGCGCTCCGTCACCGTGTCGCCGTCTTCAACGCGGAGGGCACCGGCGCGGCCTTCGCCACCATCGCGACGCTCGCCACCCTGAGCCTGGTGCTGCCGACGTTCACCACCAGCACGCCGGGCCCGCAGTTCAACACCGCCCAGCTCACCTTCGCCGCCGTGGCCTCCCTCGGGCTGTACGGGCTCTTCGTCGCCACCCAGACGCTGCGCCACCGCGACTACTTCCTCCAGGTCACCGCCGAGGGGGAGCTGCTGGACGAGGACGACCACGGCGAACTGCCCAGCTCGCGGGAGGCCCTGACGAGCCTCGGCCTGCTCGGGGTCGCCCTGGTCGCCGTGGTGGGCCTGGCGAAGGTCGTCTCGCCGACCATCGAGTCGGCCGTCGCCGACGCGGGCCTGCCGGCGTCCGTGGTGGGTGTGGTGATCGCCCTGCTCGTCCTGTTGCCGGAGACGATCGCGGCGTTGCGGGCGGCCGTCGGCAACCGGGTGCAGACCAGCCTCAACCTGGCGCTCGGCTCGGCGCTGGCGAGCATCGGACTGACCGTACCCGCGGTGGCGGTGGCCTCCGTGTGGCTGAGCGGGCCGCTCGTCCTGGGGCTGGGCCCGACGCACATGGTGCTGCTGGCGCTGACGGTGGCGATCGGCACGCTGACGGTCATCCCGCGCCGGGCGACACCGCTCCAAGGGGCCGTCCACCTGTCGGTCCTCGCGGCGTACCTGGTGCTCGCCGTCAGCCCTTGA
- a CDS encoding cellulose binding domain-containing protein translates to MLFRRRRDRLRRPFAVTASAALAVLAAALPLSTPAVAADPAATGDTTVTVNASAGLGTVSPAALGANTAIWDSSMNDPQVTALYKAAGIGALRYPGGSYSDIYHWVDNTAPGGYVAPGTGFDAFMGTVQASGAQPILIANYGSGTAQEAADWVRYANITKGYGAKYWEIGNEIYGNGVYGNGWENDTHADRTPDQYAREVKAYATAMKAVDPTVRIGAVLTMPGNWPDGIVAAGDTADWNHTVLAAVAHDIDFVSVHWYPNASDGDQSLAAVRQLPGELREVRNLVDRYAGADSANIGIAMTEVNSNSGSGAFTSRPNGLFAAEAMITALENGVFTVDWWDTHNGAGAITTVGGETDYGDMGMLSNGSCTGSVCEPAVNTPFAPYYGIKALGALSDPGDSMVASGSSGSEVSSHAVLRADGDLSVLLLNKSSTAPHTVDLRYPGFTPAAAAPSVQRWAPGDDGLVDATGTATSSSATLAPYSVTVLTVHPKPGTGSTAATVGTPGAPRTTSVGAGTVTLSWPAAAGSVDKYEVYEQLGTTLQSLGTSTGTTATLHNLPPGTRHTVNVLARDQAGRLSRPSVPLTFTTGTPNDSTCTVSYQVTAGWGNGFVAGVVVSNLGPADINGWTLDFDWPSTGQSVGSWWNASVTGSGQHVRVTNGEYNARLAPNGGNSADFGFVGGNNGANPSPTVFRLNGTVCRTVV, encoded by the coding sequence ATGCTGTTCCGCAGGAGACGAGACCGGCTCCGTCGCCCCTTCGCCGTGACGGCCTCGGCCGCCCTGGCCGTGCTGGCGGCGGCCCTGCCGCTGTCCACCCCCGCCGTCGCGGCCGACCCGGCCGCCACCGGTGACACCACGGTCACGGTCAACGCGAGCGCGGGCCTGGGCACCGTCAGCCCAGCCGCGCTCGGCGCCAACACCGCCATCTGGGACTCGTCCATGAACGACCCCCAGGTGACCGCCCTGTACAAGGCCGCCGGGATCGGCGCGCTGCGCTACCCGGGCGGCTCCTACTCCGACATCTACCACTGGGTCGACAACACCGCACCCGGCGGCTACGTCGCCCCGGGCACCGGCTTCGACGCCTTCATGGGAACGGTGCAGGCCTCCGGGGCCCAGCCGATCCTGATCGCCAACTACGGCTCCGGCACGGCCCAGGAGGCAGCGGACTGGGTCCGGTACGCCAACATCACCAAGGGCTACGGGGCGAAGTACTGGGAGATCGGCAACGAGATCTACGGCAACGGCGTCTACGGTAACGGCTGGGAGAACGACACCCACGCGGACCGGACACCGGACCAGTACGCCAGGGAGGTCAAGGCGTACGCCACGGCCATGAAGGCCGTCGACCCCACCGTCAGGATCGGCGCGGTGCTCACCATGCCCGGCAACTGGCCGGACGGGATCGTGGCCGCCGGCGACACCGCCGACTGGAACCACACGGTGCTCGCGGCCGTCGCCCACGACATCGACTTCGTCAGCGTCCACTGGTACCCCAACGCCAGCGACGGCGACCAGTCGCTCGCCGCCGTGCGGCAACTGCCCGGTGAGCTGCGCGAAGTGCGCAACCTGGTGGACCGGTACGCGGGGGCCGACTCCGCGAACATCGGCATCGCGATGACCGAGGTGAACTCCAACTCCGGCAGCGGCGCCTTCACCAGCCGCCCCAACGGCCTGTTCGCCGCGGAGGCCATGATCACGGCGCTGGAGAACGGCGTCTTCACCGTGGACTGGTGGGACACCCACAACGGCGCGGGCGCCATCACCACCGTGGGCGGTGAGACGGACTACGGCGACATGGGCATGCTGTCGAACGGCAGCTGCACCGGCAGTGTCTGCGAGCCGGCCGTGAACACCCCGTTCGCGCCGTACTACGGCATCAAGGCGCTCGGCGCCCTCAGTGATCCGGGCGACAGCATGGTGGCCTCCGGCAGCTCCGGCTCCGAGGTCTCGTCGCACGCGGTGCTCCGGGCCGACGGGGACCTCAGCGTCCTGCTGCTGAACAAGAGTTCCACCGCCCCGCACACCGTGGACCTGCGCTACCCGGGCTTCACCCCCGCCGCCGCGGCCCCCTCGGTCCAGCGATGGGCGCCCGGCGACGACGGCCTGGTGGACGCGACCGGCACCGCCACCTCCTCCTCGGCGACCCTGGCCCCGTACTCCGTCACCGTGCTGACCGTCCACCCGAAGCCCGGCACCGGCTCGACCGCCGCCACCGTCGGCACCCCGGGCGCACCGCGGACCACCTCGGTGGGCGCCGGCACCGTCACCCTGAGCTGGCCGGCCGCCGCCGGCTCGGTGGACAAGTACGAGGTCTACGAGCAGCTCGGCACCACCCTGCAGTCGCTCGGCACCTCCACCGGCACCACCGCGACGCTCCACAACCTGCCGCCGGGCACCCGGCACACGGTCAACGTGCTGGCCAGGGACCAGGCGGGGCGCCTCTCCCGGCCCTCCGTGCCGCTGACCTTCACCACCGGCACGCCGAACGACAGCACCTGCACCGTCTCGTACCAGGTGACCGCCGGCTGGGGCAACGGCTTCGTGGCCGGAGTCGTGGTGAGCAACCTCGGCCCCGCGGACATCAACGGCTGGACGCTGGACTTCGACTGGCCGTCGACCGGGCAGTCCGTCGGCTCGTGGTGGAACGCGAGCGTCACCGGGTCGGGGCAGCACGTCCGGGTGACCAACGGCGAGTACAACGCGCGGCTCGCACCGAACGGCGGCAACTCCGCCGACTTCGGCTTCGTCGGCGGCAACAACGGCGCCAACCCGTCCCCGACGGTCTTCAGGCTGAACGGGACGGTCTGCCGGACCGTCGTCTGA
- a CDS encoding dipeptide ABC transporter ATP-binding protein encodes MIGDPGTGTRPRRGSATGAGTPTPDHGAQPLVELRGLDVSFPGRRAVVRAVRGLSLTVRAGESVALVGESGSGKSVTARSLVGLAGPGARVTADTFRIDGREVGALTGRQWRPLRGRRIGFVLQDALVSLDPLRRVGDEIAEALHAHRSVPRAEVPERVLRLLADAGVPDPELRARQYPHELSGGLRQRALIASAIAAGPALLIADEPTTALDVTVQAQILDLLAERRRAGMALLLISHDLAVVAKVADRVLVMKDGEVVEEGPTAEVLANPVHPYTRQLLDAVPHAHARGTRLSGPRAGIPLPRHADPAGAPVVLAARGIGKSFAVAGHGRLTAVEDVSFTLRAGRTLGIVGESGSGKSTTGRLLLGLTPPDTGSVEVEGTSWLGLSARERRALHRRVQVVHQDPLSSFDPRYTVARILAEPLAATGLPRGEHACRVDELMDQVGLGRDLLRRRPRQLSGGQRQRVAIARALAPHPRIIVLDEPVAALDVSIQAQVLDLLLDLQAELGVAYVFISHDLGVVHHIADEVLVMKDGRTVEAGDVGEVFAAPRHPYTRALLDAVPQLDGPSPRKAHEHRT; translated from the coding sequence ATGATCGGCGACCCGGGAACCGGCACCCGACCGCGTCGCGGCAGCGCGACCGGCGCCGGCACGCCGACCCCCGACCACGGGGCGCAGCCGCTGGTGGAGCTGCGCGGGCTCGACGTCTCCTTCCCCGGCCGCCGGGCGGTGGTCAGGGCGGTGCGCGGGCTGTCGCTCACCGTGCGGGCCGGCGAGAGCGTCGCCCTGGTCGGGGAGTCCGGCTCGGGCAAGAGCGTGACCGCGCGCAGCCTGGTCGGCCTGGCCGGCCCCGGAGCGCGGGTGACCGCCGACACCTTCAGGATCGACGGCCGCGAGGTGGGAGCGCTGACCGGCCGTCAGTGGCGGCCGCTGCGCGGGCGCCGGATCGGCTTCGTCCTGCAGGACGCCCTGGTCTCCCTCGACCCGCTGCGCCGGGTGGGGGACGAGATCGCCGAGGCCCTGCACGCCCACCGCAGCGTCCCGCGCGCCGAGGTGCCCGAACGGGTGCTGCGGCTGCTCGCCGACGCGGGCGTGCCCGACCCGGAGCTACGGGCCCGGCAGTATCCGCACGAGCTCTCGGGCGGTCTGCGCCAGCGGGCCCTGATCGCCTCGGCGATCGCGGCCGGCCCCGCCCTGCTGATCGCCGACGAGCCGACCACCGCCCTGGACGTCACGGTGCAGGCGCAGATCCTCGACCTGCTGGCGGAGCGGCGGCGGGCCGGCATGGCGCTGCTGCTGATCAGCCACGACCTGGCGGTGGTGGCGAAGGTCGCCGACCGGGTGCTGGTGATGAAGGACGGCGAGGTCGTCGAGGAGGGGCCCACGGCCGAGGTTCTGGCGAACCCCGTTCATCCGTACACCCGGCAGCTCCTGGACGCGGTGCCGCACGCGCACGCCCGCGGCACCCGGCTCTCCGGCCCGCGCGCCGGCATCCCGCTGCCGCGGCACGCCGACCCGGCGGGGGCTCCGGTGGTGCTCGCCGCCCGGGGCATCGGCAAGTCCTTCGCCGTGGCGGGGCACGGCCGGCTGACCGCGGTGGAGGACGTCTCGTTCACCCTGCGGGCCGGCCGCACGCTGGGCATCGTCGGCGAGTCCGGCTCGGGCAAGAGCACCACCGGGCGCCTCCTGCTCGGGCTCACCCCGCCGGACACCGGCTCCGTCGAGGTGGAGGGGACGTCCTGGCTCGGCCTGTCCGCCCGGGAGCGGCGCGCGCTGCACCGGCGGGTCCAGGTCGTCCACCAGGATCCGCTCAGCAGCTTCGACCCCCGCTACACCGTGGCCCGGATCCTCGCCGAACCGCTGGCCGCCACCGGCCTGCCGCGCGGCGAGCACGCCTGCCGGGTCGACGAGTTGATGGACCAGGTCGGGCTCGGCCGGGACCTGCTGCGGCGCCGGCCGCGCCAGTTGTCCGGCGGGCAGCGCCAACGGGTGGCGATCGCCCGGGCACTGGCCCCGCACCCACGGATCATCGTCCTGGACGAGCCGGTGGCCGCACTCGACGTCTCCATCCAGGCGCAGGTGCTGGACCTCCTCCTGGACCTCCAGGCCGAACTGGGCGTCGCGTACGTCTTCATCTCCCACGACCTCGGGGTCGTCCACCACATCGCCGACGAGGTCCTGGTGATGAAGGACGGCCGGACGGTCGAGGCCGGCGACGTCGGTGAGGTCTTCGCCGCACCGCGGCACCCGTACACCCGCGCACTGCTCGACGCCGTCCCGCAACTGGACGGCCCGTCCCCCAGGAAGGCCCATGAGCACCGGACGTGA
- a CDS encoding CPCC family cysteine-rich protein: MDTRRPCPCCGRLVFDLEEGWPGSGITCPVCFWEDDAAQFRWPLEPGGANQVRLIQAQWNFQEIGAFDHPGLRFVRPPTADEPTAPGWRPIDLATDLFEDRRDEDHRPEPDDPSVLCWWLPSFWGLPEEPEPEPDRHVVIDVGQVRGERDLHALLKRELGFPDFYGMNWAALWDAITGLVAMPDNLSFAHWAELELRVPSAAALLGQQLTRFRAFAVTHGFPFTVEYDPDDRQG; this comes from the coding sequence GTGGACACCCGTCGGCCCTGCCCCTGCTGCGGCCGTCTCGTCTTCGACCTGGAGGAAGGCTGGCCCGGTTCGGGCATCACGTGCCCGGTCTGCTTCTGGGAGGACGACGCGGCGCAGTTCCGGTGGCCGCTCGAACCGGGCGGCGCCAACCAGGTCCGGCTGATCCAGGCGCAGTGGAACTTCCAGGAGATCGGGGCTTTCGACCACCCGGGCCTGCGGTTCGTACGACCCCCTACGGCCGACGAACCGACGGCTCCCGGCTGGCGCCCGATCGACCTCGCCACGGACCTCTTCGAAGACCGGCGGGACGAGGATCACCGCCCGGAGCCCGATGACCCGTCCGTCCTGTGCTGGTGGCTCCCCTCCTTCTGGGGGCTCCCGGAGGAGCCGGAGCCGGAACCGGACCGACACGTGGTGATCGACGTCGGCCAGGTGCGTGGCGAGCGCGACCTGCACGCCCTCCTCAAGCGCGAGCTCGGCTTTCCCGACTTCTACGGGATGAACTGGGCCGCGCTCTGGGACGCGATCACCGGTCTCGTCGCGATGCCCGACAACCTGAGCTTCGCGCACTGGGCCGAACTGGAACTCCGAGTACCGTCAGCGGCCGCCCTGCTCGGTCAGCAGCTGACCCGATTCCGCGCGTTCGCCGTCACCCACGGCTTCCCCTTCACCGTCGAGTACGACCCGGACGACCGACAGGGCTGA
- a CDS encoding LLM class flavin-dependent oxidoreductase, which produces MTAFSVLDQGPRRAGVSTGELLGEAVRLARHVEELGFSRYWVAEHHAQAAVGISAPEIVIAHLAARTTRLRIGAGGMLLPNHAPLHVAEQFRTLEALHPGRIDLGIGRSSGTEHGPTAAALRRSSPAPEIFTAQLLQLLAFGGRGTLPAGHELASVRAVPDDAPLPGVFLLGGSPSSGAVAGRLGLGYAYLAAYQDPANAFLALRRYREEFVPAYEGARPWAILTLTVVVGRDDAHADALATPWRLALAQHAAGNSSALLPVEEALAYRPTPAEAVAQSSAPLNDLRAEVVGGPATVAAKLKSFVAESGADEVMVVANTYDPADRRESYTRLAELVGLVGA; this is translated from the coding sequence ATGACCGCGTTCTCCGTCCTCGACCAGGGGCCCCGCCGGGCCGGCGTGAGCACCGGCGAGCTGCTGGGCGAAGCCGTCCGACTCGCCCGGCACGTCGAGGAGCTCGGCTTCAGCCGGTACTGGGTGGCCGAGCACCACGCGCAGGCGGCGGTGGGCATCTCGGCGCCCGAGATCGTCATCGCCCACCTCGCGGCCCGTACCACCCGGCTGCGGATCGGCGCCGGCGGCATGCTGCTGCCCAACCACGCGCCGCTGCACGTGGCCGAGCAGTTCCGGACCCTGGAGGCCCTGCATCCGGGCCGGATCGACCTCGGCATCGGCCGTTCCAGCGGCACCGAGCACGGGCCCACCGCGGCCGCGCTGCGCCGTTCCTCGCCCGCCCCCGAGATCTTCACCGCGCAGCTCCTCCAGCTCCTGGCCTTCGGCGGACGGGGAACGCTGCCGGCCGGGCACGAGCTGGCGTCCGTCCGGGCGGTGCCGGACGACGCACCGCTGCCCGGGGTCTTCCTGCTGGGCGGCAGCCCGTCCTCGGGCGCCGTGGCCGGCCGGCTCGGCCTGGGCTACGCCTACCTGGCGGCCTACCAGGACCCGGCCAACGCCTTCCTGGCGCTGCGCCGCTACCGGGAGGAGTTCGTGCCCGCGTACGAGGGTGCGCGGCCGTGGGCGATCCTCACCCTGACGGTGGTGGTGGGCCGGGACGACGCGCACGCCGACGCGCTCGCCACGCCGTGGCGGCTCGCGCTGGCGCAGCACGCGGCCGGCAACTCCTCGGCACTGCTGCCGGTGGAGGAGGCGCTGGCGTACCGGCCGACGCCGGCGGAGGCGGTCGCGCAGTCCTCGGCTCCGCTGAACGACCTGCGCGCGGAGGTCGTCGGCGGCCCCGCGACGGTGGCGGCGAAGCTGAAGTCCTTCGTGGCCGAGTCCGGGGCCGACGAGGTGATGGTGGTGGCGAACACCTACGACCCGGCCGACCGCCGGGAGTCCTACACCCGGCTGGCCGAGCTGGTGGGGCTCGTCGGCGCCTGA
- a CDS encoding class I SAM-dependent methyltransferase: MTDEQERVQPSGVWATAVGVARVRALETAREDALFRDPVAQAFATAGGLWPSSARMREDGDEDEAARRRRLAVSFSIVIRTKFLDDLLQQASASGVRQVVLLGAGMDSRAFRMDWPEDTRLFEVDTAAPLDFKASVLGQERAVARCERITVAVDLREDWPGVLAAAGHDPARPTVWIAEGLLIYLPADAVELLLTRIGALSAAGSRMGLTLGSRGVIERFGADATPGSAASLWVSEMPDDPVGWLAGHGWEADSRTLRECAAAYGRPVSTPPQREERPGGLISAVRR, from the coding sequence GTGACTGATGAGCAGGAGCGGGTGCAGCCGTCGGGAGTGTGGGCCACGGCGGTGGGGGTGGCCAGGGTGCGGGCGCTGGAGACCGCGCGGGAGGACGCGCTGTTCCGCGACCCGGTGGCTCAGGCCTTCGCCACCGCCGGCGGCCTGTGGCCCTCCTCGGCCCGGATGCGTGAGGACGGGGACGAGGACGAGGCCGCGCGGCGCCGCCGGCTGGCCGTGTCCTTCTCCATCGTCATCAGGACGAAGTTCCTCGACGACCTGCTGCAGCAGGCCTCCGCGTCCGGGGTCCGGCAGGTCGTGCTGCTCGGCGCCGGCATGGACAGCCGGGCCTTCCGGATGGACTGGCCCGAGGACACCCGGCTGTTCGAGGTCGACACCGCCGCGCCGCTGGACTTCAAGGCTTCGGTGCTGGGCCAGGAACGGGCCGTCGCACGCTGCGAGCGGATCACCGTCGCGGTGGATCTGCGTGAGGACTGGCCGGGCGTCTTGGCCGCCGCAGGGCATGACCCGGCCCGGCCGACCGTGTGGATCGCCGAAGGCCTGCTGATCTACCTGCCCGCGGACGCGGTGGAGCTGCTGCTGACCCGGATCGGCGCGCTCTCGGCGGCAGGGAGTCGGATGGGGCTGACCCTGGGCTCGCGCGGCGTGATCGAGCGCTTCGGAGCGGACGCCACGCCGGGATCGGCGGCGTCCCTGTGGGTTTCGGAGATGCCCGACGACCCGGTGGGCTGGCTGGCCGGGCACGGCTGGGAGGCCGACAGCCGGACCCTGCGCGAGTGCGCCGCCGCCTACGGCCGCCCGGTCAGCACCCCGCCGCAGCGTGAGGAACGGCCCGGCGGGCTGATCTCGGCGGTCCGCCGGTAG
- a CDS encoding ABC transporter permease has product MAITRWRPGVVLAFVSCALLLLAALAPDLFTGTGPDAADPASTLLPPGSGHWLGTDENGRDIWSRVVHGARPSLLIGLSASVLALAAGTVVGVVAAQGGRAADQVVGRLLDVLMSIPGVLLVLLVVAVLGTGTGNLVAGLALVTLPGYARLVRAEVLRIRGAQFVEAATVLGWSRLQVVLRHIVPNAVGPLLALATVGVGGMIVTGSALSFLGLGPQPPTAEWGAMLAGSGDYVDVAWWTAVFPGAAITVAVLAVSALGQWLQDRAEGRVTR; this is encoded by the coding sequence GTGGCAATCACCCGTTGGCGCCCCGGCGTCGTCCTGGCGTTCGTCTCCTGCGCCCTGCTCCTGCTGGCCGCGCTGGCGCCCGACCTGTTCACCGGCACCGGGCCGGACGCGGCCGACCCGGCGAGCACCCTGCTGCCGCCCGGCTCCGGCCACTGGCTGGGCACCGACGAGAACGGGCGCGACATCTGGTCCCGCGTGGTGCACGGCGCCCGGCCGTCGTTGCTGATCGGCCTCTCCGCCTCCGTCCTGGCGCTCGCCGCCGGCACGGTGGTCGGGGTCGTCGCCGCCCAGGGCGGCCGGGCGGCCGACCAGGTGGTGGGCCGGCTGCTGGACGTCCTGATGTCCATCCCCGGCGTGCTGCTCGTCCTGCTGGTCGTCGCGGTGCTCGGCACCGGCACCGGCAACCTGGTGGCGGGCCTGGCGCTGGTCACCCTGCCCGGGTACGCCCGGCTGGTGCGCGCCGAGGTGCTGCGGATCCGCGGCGCCCAGTTCGTCGAGGCGGCGACCGTCCTCGGCTGGTCCAGGCTGCAGGTCGTCCTGCGGCACATCGTTCCCAACGCGGTCGGCCCGCTGCTGGCGCTCGCCACGGTCGGCGTCGGCGGCATGATCGTCACCGGTTCGGCGCTCAGCTTCCTGGGCCTGGGCCCGCAGCCACCGACCGCGGAATGGGGCGCGATGCTCGCCGGCAGCGGCGACTACGTCGACGTCGCCTGGTGGACCGCGGTCTTCCCCGGTGCGGCGATCACCGTCGCCGTGCTGGCCGTCTCGGCGCTCGGGCAGTGGCTGCAGGACCGGGCCGAAGGGCGGGTGACCCGATGA